Proteins from a genomic interval of Pseudomonas versuta:
- a CDS encoding LLM class flavin-dependent oxidoreductase: MSERQLSLNLFIYPNGHHEAAWRHPQSVPQHSMDIGYYQQLALRAEREKLDAIFFADSPSLSESGREGLRIRFEPITWLAAIAAVTQRIGLIATASTTYSEPYNLARAFSALDHISNGRAGWNIVTTSMADAAANFGLDQHPSAQDRYAQAEEFVQVTADLWDSWEDDALVLDKTAGVFADTSKVHAINHVGAHYKVKGPFNSPRSPQGRPVQVQAGSSEDGRDFASRHAEAIFTAHQTLHSATEFANDIRARARAVGRDPRQLKILPGISPYIASSEAEAQRKFDELNELVLPHISLGQLRRMLGVDLSGQDLDAPFPRHLINFDSRESQSSRFKLIIDIVDREHVTLRQLINRLAGARGHWVPVGTPVQIADLIEQWFRSGAADGFNVMPPAFPDGFEVFLDEVLPILRQRGLFRSEYAGSTLRDHYGLNRPASRFALKTA; the protein is encoded by the coding sequence ATGTCCGAACGCCAGCTCAGCCTCAATTTGTTTATCTACCCCAACGGCCATCACGAAGCCGCCTGGCGCCACCCGCAATCGGTGCCCCAACACTCGATGGATATCGGCTATTACCAGCAACTGGCGTTACGCGCTGAACGTGAAAAGCTCGACGCCATTTTCTTTGCCGACTCACCGTCACTGTCTGAAAGCGGCCGTGAGGGCCTGCGTATCCGGTTCGAGCCCATCACCTGGCTGGCGGCGATTGCCGCAGTCACCCAGCGCATCGGCCTGATCGCCACGGCCAGCACCACCTATAGTGAACCCTACAATCTGGCCCGTGCGTTCAGCGCGCTGGACCACATCAGCAACGGCCGCGCCGGCTGGAACATCGTGACCACTTCCATGGCCGATGCGGCCGCCAATTTCGGTCTCGACCAGCATCCTTCGGCCCAGGATCGCTACGCCCAGGCCGAAGAATTCGTGCAAGTAACTGCCGATTTGTGGGACAGCTGGGAAGACGATGCGCTGGTGCTGGACAAGACGGCCGGGGTGTTTGCCGATACCAGCAAGGTGCATGCGATCAACCATGTGGGCGCCCACTACAAGGTCAAAGGCCCCTTTAACTCGCCGCGCTCGCCACAGGGCCGGCCGGTGCAGGTGCAGGCGGGCTCTTCCGAGGACGGACGTGATTTTGCTTCTCGCCACGCCGAAGCGATTTTTACCGCGCACCAGACGTTGCACAGTGCGACCGAGTTCGCCAACGACATCCGTGCCCGGGCCAGGGCGGTGGGCCGCGACCCGCGGCAGCTGAAAATCCTGCCGGGCATCAGCCCGTACATCGCCAGCAGCGAAGCTGAAGCCCAGCGCAAATTTGATGAGCTCAATGAACTGGTACTGCCGCATATCTCGCTGGGCCAGTTGCGCCGCATGCTGGGGGTCGATCTGTCGGGGCAAGATCTGGATGCTCCGTTTCCGCGGCACCTGATCAATTTCGACAGTCGTGAAAGCCAGTCCAGTCGCTTCAAACTGATCATCGATATTGTTGACCGCGAGCACGTGACGCTGCGCCAGTTGATCAACCGCCTGGCCGGTGCGCGAGGGCACTGGGTACCGGTAGGCACGCCGGTGCAGATTGCTGATCTGATCGAGCAGTGGTTTCGCAGTGGCGCCGCCGACGGCTTCAACGTGATGCCCCCGGCGTTCCCTGACGGTTTTGAGGTGTTCCTTGATGAAGTGCTGCCGATCCTGCGCCAGCGCGGCCTGTTCCGCTCCGAATACGCGGGTAGCACCTTGCGCGATCACTACGGCTTGAATCGCCCGGCTTCGCGGTTCGCCCTGAAAACCGCCTGA
- a CDS encoding PLP-dependent aminotransferase family protein codes for MPRSRYKSLVDTFAADIRSARLAPGTRLPTHRQLAASEGLALVTASRVYAELEAMGLVSGETGRGTFVRETSLPPGHGIDQPDVTAGMLDLNYNYPSVPGQAELLRTALRQLALSGDLESLLRYQPHGGRLHERASFARHLLTRGLNVPAERVLIVNGAQHGLTVALMSLLQPGDVIAVDALTYPGFKALALALHLEVLAIPVTESGPDLDALQRLCRSRSVRAIYSMPTLHNPLGWVMSLEQRQQLIAIARAHDLHIIEDAAYAFLVENPPSPLAELAPERTVYVSGLSKNVAAGLRVGFIAAPAQTIAALERMIRVTAWNTPGVMTSIASAWLDDGTVSRLEVQKRQDAQARQIIADEQLAGLHSVRHPFSYFVWLPLAEDARAEQVVTALLREQISVSTAQPFAISTHVPHAIRLALASVEMGALRGALAKVKWVVEACA; via the coding sequence ATGCCCCGTTCTCGATACAAGTCACTGGTGGATACCTTTGCCGCCGATATCCGCAGTGCGCGCCTGGCCCCCGGTACTCGCTTGCCCACCCACCGGCAACTGGCCGCCTCAGAAGGGCTGGCGCTGGTCACGGCCAGCCGGGTTTACGCAGAGCTTGAGGCCATGGGCCTGGTCAGCGGAGAAACCGGACGCGGGACTTTCGTCAGAGAAACATCGTTGCCGCCCGGCCACGGCATCGACCAGCCCGACGTGACGGCGGGAATGCTGGACCTTAATTACAACTACCCCTCTGTACCGGGCCAGGCCGAGCTGTTACGCACCGCCTTGCGCCAGTTGGCGTTGTCCGGCGACCTGGAATCACTGCTGCGCTACCAGCCCCATGGCGGACGCTTGCACGAGCGGGCCTCATTCGCCCGCCACTTGCTGACGCGCGGCCTGAACGTACCTGCCGAGCGGGTACTGATCGTCAATGGCGCACAGCACGGCTTGACCGTGGCCTTGATGTCGCTGTTACAACCTGGCGATGTGATTGCGGTCGATGCGTTGACCTACCCGGGCTTCAAGGCTTTGGCCCTGGCGCTACACCTTGAGGTGTTAGCGATTCCCGTAACAGAAAGCGGACCGGACCTTGATGCTCTGCAAAGGCTTTGTCGCAGCCGGTCGGTGCGTGCGATCTACAGCATGCCGACGCTGCACAATCCGCTGGGCTGGGTGATGAGCCTCGAGCAGCGTCAGCAACTGATAGCCATCGCGCGCGCGCATGACCTGCACATTATTGAAGATGCGGCTTACGCCTTTCTTGTAGAAAACCCGCCGTCCCCCTTGGCCGAGCTGGCACCGGAAAGGACGGTGTACGTATCCGGACTGTCGAAAAATGTTGCTGCGGGTTTACGCGTAGGTTTCATCGCAGCGCCCGCGCAAACCATTGCAGCACTGGAGCGCATGATCAGGGTCACAGCCTGGAACACCCCGGGGGTGATGACCTCGATCGCCAGTGCATGGCTCGACGACGGCACGGTAAGCCGCCTGGAAGTACAAAAGCGCCAGGACGCACAGGCCCGGCAGATCATTGCTGACGAACAATTGGCCGGACTGCACAGTGTGCGCCATCCCTTTTCCTACTTTGTGTGGCTGCCCCTGGCCGAGGATGCCCGGGCAGAGCAGGTCGTCACGGCATTGCTGCGCGAACAGATATCGGTCTCTACCGCCCAGCCTTTTGCCATTTCAACCCATGTACCCCACGCAATCAGACTGGCCCTGGCGTCGGTGGAGATGGGGGCATTGCGCGGGGCACTGGCGAAAGTGAAGTGGGTGGTTGAGGCCTGTGCCTAG
- a CDS encoding ABC transporter substrate-binding protein: MSKPAWMRNTLVVTALLSVLAAPVYSAQARTLQLAIGDEPTEGFDPMLGWSHGSYLLLHSPLLKQNEDLSWSSFLLSDYQTSDDGKTWTLKLKPDLKFSDGSPLTAKDVAYTYNNAAASGGKVDMGNFLKAQAVDPLTVRIELKAPQSTFVNVLGSLGIVSADKYDAKTYAQKPIGAGPYRLVSYQPGQQLIVEANPYYAGQKNDFDKLVFVFLDEDSSFAAAQSKQLGIVRIAPSLAVSPTPGMKLWVRPSVENRGIVLPTTRSGEKDAHGYPIGNDVTADVAIRKAINYAINRQLLADQILEGHGIPAYTGVQGLPWDNPEAAFKDGDIAKAKQILDEAGWVETASGIRAKDGLPAKVTLWYASGDATRRDLAQAVRSMLKPVGIEVDLKSGSWETVERNMHANPTLFGWGSLDPMELYHHYSSKAAGVEYYNPGYYKNPVVDQHLQQALDAPTWQQAVPYWQQVEWDGKTGAGVKGDAAWAWLLNVQHTYLADECIDLGKGAPEIHGSWSLLNSLDGWKWTCK, translated from the coding sequence ATGTCAAAGCCTGCATGGATGCGCAATACCCTGGTGGTCACCGCTTTGCTGAGTGTACTGGCCGCGCCGGTTTACTCCGCGCAGGCCCGTACCCTGCAACTGGCCATCGGTGATGAACCCACTGAAGGCTTTGACCCGATGCTGGGCTGGAGTCACGGCAGTTATCTGCTGTTGCACAGCCCATTGCTCAAGCAAAACGAGGACTTGTCCTGGAGCAGTTTTTTGCTCAGTGATTATCAGACCAGTGACGATGGCAAAACCTGGACCCTGAAACTCAAGCCCGATTTGAAATTCTCCGATGGCTCGCCCCTGACGGCCAAGGATGTGGCGTACACCTACAACAATGCAGCGGCCAGCGGCGGCAAGGTCGATATGGGCAACTTCCTCAAGGCCCAGGCGGTTGATCCGCTCACGGTGCGCATTGAGTTGAAGGCGCCGCAAAGTACCTTCGTCAATGTGCTCGGCTCGCTGGGCATCGTCTCGGCCGACAAATACGACGCCAAAACCTACGCCCAAAAACCGATAGGTGCCGGGCCATACCGGTTGGTCAGCTATCAGCCGGGGCAGCAACTGATTGTTGAGGCCAATCCGTATTACGCGGGGCAGAAAAACGATTTCGACAAGCTGGTATTTGTATTCCTCGATGAGGACAGCTCGTTTGCCGCCGCCCAAAGCAAGCAACTGGGTATCGTGCGAATCGCGCCGTCGCTGGCAGTAAGCCCGACGCCCGGCATGAAGCTGTGGGTGCGCCCCAGTGTTGAAAACCGCGGCATTGTGCTGCCTACCACCCGGTCAGGCGAAAAAGATGCCCATGGCTACCCCATCGGTAACGATGTGACGGCCGATGTGGCAATCCGCAAGGCCATCAACTACGCAATCAACCGGCAATTGCTGGCGGACCAGATTCTGGAAGGGCATGGGATTCCTGCCTACACCGGGGTCCAGGGTTTACCCTGGGACAACCCCGAGGCGGCCTTCAAGGATGGCGATATCGCCAAGGCCAAACAGATCCTGGATGAAGCCGGATGGGTTGAAACCGCCAGTGGCATTCGTGCCAAGGACGGCCTGCCGGCCAAAGTCACCCTGTGGTACGCCAGTGGCGATGCGACCCGGCGTGATCTGGCCCAGGCCGTGCGCTCCATGCTCAAGCCCGTCGGTATCGAGGTGGACTTGAAGTCCGGCAGCTGGGAAACCGTTGAGCGCAACATGCACGCCAACCCGACCCTGTTTGGCTGGGGCAGCCTCGACCCAATGGAGCTTTACCATCACTACAGCAGCAAGGCCGCAGGTGTTGAGTACTACAACCCCGGCTATTACAAGAACCCTGTAGTCGATCAGCATTTGCAGCAGGCGCTGGATGCTCCGACCTGGCAGCAGGCAGTACCGTACTGGCAGCAAGTGGAGTGGGACGGCAAAACCGGCGCCGGGGTCAAAGGCGATGCAGCCTGGGCGTGGTTGCTGAACGTACAGCACACGTATTTGGCTGATGAATGTATCGACCTGGGCAAAGGCGCTCCGGAAATCCATGGTTCCTGGTCGCTGCTCAATAGCCTTGATGGCTGGAAGTGGACCTGCAAGTGA
- a CDS encoding ABC transporter permease — protein sequence MSAVIAASPGSRRYRGWVLPIAAIAIWWLASHQGWSQSGLLVSPEKVAVTAWEQITSDKFWRAISASLARNLSGFFIGTTLGLVLGCLLGLSRHFERLVGPSFNTFKQISLFAWIPLISVWFGLGDVAKVAFLSLAALVPVVVNTCDGLRNVPPNLLEVARVYGFTRWQTIIGVMLPAALPSIFTGLYLALVYSWLATIGAEYLLVSGEGIGNTLIDGSEHFMMDLVLFAMVVIGLVGWSLNALARVCERRMQRLYGIAPR from the coding sequence ATGAGCGCGGTCATTGCAGCGAGCCCGGGGAGCCGTCGCTATCGTGGCTGGGTGTTACCGATTGCCGCCATCGCAATCTGGTGGCTGGCATCCCATCAGGGCTGGAGCCAATCGGGGCTGTTGGTGTCACCGGAAAAAGTCGCCGTCACGGCTTGGGAGCAGATCACCTCGGACAAGTTCTGGCGCGCGATTTCCGCCAGCCTGGCACGCAATCTCAGCGGTTTTTTTATCGGCACCACCCTGGGCCTGGTGCTGGGATGCCTGCTGGGTCTGTCGCGGCATTTCGAACGTTTGGTCGGGCCCAGTTTCAACACGTTCAAACAGATTTCGCTGTTCGCCTGGATCCCGCTGATCTCGGTGTGGTTCGGCCTGGGCGATGTGGCCAAGGTGGCGTTTCTGTCACTGGCAGCGCTGGTGCCGGTGGTGGTCAATACCTGCGATGGCTTGCGCAACGTGCCGCCTAACTTGCTGGAAGTGGCGCGGGTATACGGCTTTACCCGCTGGCAAACCATCATCGGGGTCATGTTGCCCGCCGCATTGCCGTCGATCTTTACCGGGCTGTACCTGGCGCTGGTGTATTCCTGGCTGGCGACCATTGGCGCCGAATACCTGCTGGTGTCGGGGGAGGGGATTGGCAACACGCTGATTGATGGCAGCGAGCATTTCATGATGGATCTGGTGCTGTTCGCCATGGTGGTGATTGGCCTGGTGGGCTGGAGCCTCAATGCACTGGCGCGGGTATGCGAGCGGCGGATGCAGCGCCTGTATGGCATTGCCCCCCGTTGA
- a CDS encoding ABC transporter permease, producing MTYDPNRALFRLCLSLLMLLLLIAYGLSIVSVDVPMDLLARRLPPSSEYWFGTDSLGRDLWLRCFQGMTTSLQIGLTAAFSSGFLAMFAASLCALNKTLDYLIRGLIDSMLALPHLLLLVLICFTLGGGKQGVILAVALTHWPRLALILRAEILRIRETDFVMLSHRLGNSSFYRWRHHLLPLLLPQWIIGTLLMFPHAVLHSAALSFLGFGLAPHDPSLGLLLADALRYLSTGAWWMAFFPGLILVGLVLVFDQFARALQQLWIRIT from the coding sequence ATGACTTACGACCCTAATCGTGCCTTGTTCAGGCTCTGCCTCTCGCTGTTGATGCTGCTGCTTTTGATTGCGTATGGCCTGTCGATAGTCAGCGTTGATGTTCCGATGGATTTGCTGGCGCGGCGCCTGCCACCCTCATCCGAGTACTGGTTTGGCACCGACAGCCTGGGACGGGACTTGTGGCTGCGGTGTTTCCAGGGCATGACCACCAGCCTGCAAATCGGTTTGACCGCTGCCTTTAGCAGCGGTTTTCTGGCCATGTTTGCCGCCAGCCTGTGTGCACTGAACAAAACCCTGGACTACCTGATTCGCGGGCTGATCGACAGCATGCTGGCATTGCCGCATCTGCTGTTGCTGGTGTTGATTTGCTTCACCCTGGGCGGCGGAAAACAGGGGGTGATCCTGGCAGTGGCCTTGACCCATTGGCCGCGACTGGCCCTGATCCTGCGTGCCGAAATCCTGCGAATACGCGAGACCGATTTTGTCATGCTCTCCCATCGCCTGGGCAACAGCAGCTTCTATCGCTGGCGCCATCACTTGCTGCCGTTACTGCTGCCGCAGTGGATCATCGGCACCTTGCTGATGTTTCCCCACGCAGTGTTGCATTCGGCGGCGCTGAGCTTTCTGGGCTTTGGTCTGGCGCCCCATGATCCGTCACTGGGCTTGTTGCTGGCGGATGCGCTACGGTACTTGAGCACGGGTGCCTGGTGGATGGCGTTCTTCCCGGGTTTGATTCTGGTGGGTCTGGTACTGGTATTCGACCAATTTGCACGAGCGCTGCAACAGCTCTGGATAAGGATTACCTGA
- a CDS encoding DMT family transporter, whose protein sequence is MERASNLQHLTTSNNLSGWLNGFIGVVIFSGSLPATRVAVLEFDPVFLTLARASIAGVIALCVLLLLQAKRPDRSQIFPLLIVAMGVVVGFPLLTALALQHVTSAHSIVFLGMLPLSTAAFAVLRGGERPRPAFWLFSILGSALVVAFAVSQGLTASPRGDVLMFLAVIICGLGYAEGAKLSRTLGGWQVISWALVLSLPVMATLAVYFAPSSFANISTPAWLGLAYVSLFSMLIGFVFWYRGLAQGGIAAVGQLQLLQPFFGLALAATLLHETVSIGMFAVTGAVILCVIAAKKFAK, encoded by the coding sequence ATGGAACGTGCCTCCAACCTGCAACACCTGACAACGTCGAACAACCTGAGTGGCTGGCTCAACGGGTTTATCGGCGTGGTTATTTTCAGTGGATCGCTGCCTGCCACGCGGGTCGCGGTGCTGGAGTTTGATCCGGTGTTCCTGACCCTGGCCCGCGCTTCGATCGCCGGGGTGATTGCGTTGTGCGTGCTGCTGCTGTTGCAGGCAAAGCGTCCTGATCGAAGTCAGATTTTTCCATTACTGATCGTGGCCATGGGCGTTGTGGTGGGCTTTCCTTTGCTGACTGCGCTGGCGTTGCAGCATGTGACCTCTGCACATTCGATTGTGTTTCTCGGCATGTTGCCACTCTCCACGGCAGCGTTCGCGGTGTTGCGCGGGGGCGAACGTCCACGCCCGGCATTCTGGCTATTTTCAATCCTGGGCAGCGCGCTGGTGGTGGCATTTGCCGTGTCTCAGGGTCTGACAGCATCTCCCAGAGGCGACGTTCTGATGTTCCTGGCGGTCATCATTTGCGGCCTGGGGTATGCAGAAGGCGCAAAGCTGTCCAGGACACTGGGCGGCTGGCAGGTCATATCCTGGGCGCTGGTGCTATCGCTGCCGGTGATGGCAACCCTGGCGGTTTATTTTGCGCCCTCTTCGTTCGCCAACATCAGCACGCCAGCCTGGCTGGGACTGGCTTACGTCTCGCTGTTCAGCATGCTGATCGGTTTCGTTTTTTGGTACCGCGGACTTGCCCAGGGAGGCATTGCGGCCGTGGGCCAGCTTCAGCTGTTACAGCCCTTTTTTGGCTTGGCCCTGGCCGCCACCTTACTGCATGAGACCGTCAGCATCGGCATGTTCGCCGTAACCGGCGCAGTGATCCTGTGTGTGATAGCGGCGAAAAAATTCGCCAAATAA
- a CDS encoding HNH endonuclease translates to MSDGWSNEELKASVQAYGEMLRQQVATTKFVKAHVYRELANRFGREEGAFERRMQNISAIYEERELEWVVGLKPQKNIGTAIKSRLIKMIDELPPAPGPVAHELEKAEVEAEQQRVFDPRNVDDARQRVVASIVRRRGQSAFRKKLLEAYATRCAITGCDQAEVLEAAHIHPYKGEHTHVVSNGLLLRADLHTLFDLYLIAIEPDSLLIRLAPQLHNSYYMQYQGLPLATPTSPSAKASVEALQWHADQCDWFKSPSGSSG, encoded by the coding sequence ATGTCGGACGGATGGAGCAATGAGGAACTGAAGGCATCAGTTCAAGCTTATGGCGAAATGTTGCGTCAACAGGTAGCGACAACAAAGTTCGTTAAAGCTCATGTGTATCGTGAACTTGCTAATCGTTTTGGCCGCGAAGAGGGTGCCTTTGAACGCAGAATGCAAAACATCTCTGCGATTTATGAAGAGCGAGAGCTTGAATGGGTGGTTGGTCTAAAGCCGCAGAAAAACATCGGTACAGCCATTAAGTCCAGACTTATTAAAATGATAGATGAGCTTCCTCCCGCGCCCGGTCCGGTGGCTCATGAACTCGAAAAAGCCGAAGTGGAAGCCGAGCAACAACGTGTGTTCGATCCTCGAAATGTTGATGACGCTAGACAGCGAGTAGTTGCCAGCATTGTTCGCCGTCGAGGACAGTCTGCTTTTCGTAAGAAGTTGTTGGAGGCATACGCCACAAGATGTGCGATCACTGGCTGCGATCAGGCTGAGGTGTTAGAAGCTGCGCATATTCATCCTTATAAGGGTGAACACACTCACGTGGTGTCAAACGGCTTGTTGCTACGTGCTGACCTTCATACTCTGTTCGATTTGTATCTGATTGCAATCGAGCCTGATTCGCTGCTAATCCGACTGGCCCCTCAACTACACAATTCTTACTACATGCAATACCAAGGCTTGCCACTCGCTACGCCAACTTCGCCTTCAGCGAAGGCCAGTGTTGAAGCGTTGCAGTGGCATGCGGATCAATGCGACTGGTTCAAATCCCCGAGCGGGTCATCGGGCTGA
- a CDS encoding ABC transporter permease, which produces MDLQVIRGFSLYIVRLMCLLLVTAAGTFTLLSFSPVDPIRAYIGNDLLHVPPEQYPLIAARWGLDLPLWERFLHWFSQVLQGDFGYSMLYNAPVSQVIGERFATSFALLLSAWLFSGIVGLALGLTAGRYLNRWPDRLISTLSYVLASLPTFWIGLLLLSLFAVTLNWAPICCAWTPGSSAETATWGDKLRHLILPMLALGVLGVGNIALHTRSRVAEVMNSEFIRYAKAQGDQGWPLINFHILRHAVTPALCLQFASVGELIGGSLLAEKVFAYPGLGQATIDAGLRGDIPLLMGIVMFCAVLVFTGNSIANALLLRLNRGAARQS; this is translated from the coding sequence GTGGACCTGCAAGTGATCCGCGGATTCTCGCTCTATATTGTGCGCTTGATGTGCCTGCTGCTGGTGACGGCCGCAGGTACGTTCACCTTGCTCAGCTTTTCTCCGGTTGACCCGATCCGAGCCTATATCGGCAACGACCTGTTGCACGTGCCGCCCGAGCAATACCCGCTGATTGCGGCGCGCTGGGGGCTGGATCTGCCCTTGTGGGAGCGTTTCCTGCATTGGTTCAGCCAGGTCCTGCAAGGCGACTTCGGCTACTCGATGCTTTATAACGCGCCGGTGTCGCAAGTGATTGGCGAGCGCTTTGCCACCTCATTCGCGCTGCTATTGTCGGCGTGGCTGTTTTCCGGGATTGTCGGTCTGGCCTTGGGGCTGACGGCCGGCCGTTATTTGAATCGCTGGCCCGACCGGTTGATCTCGACCCTGTCCTATGTGCTCGCGTCTCTGCCGACCTTCTGGATTGGCCTGTTGTTGCTGTCACTGTTTGCCGTCACCCTCAACTGGGCACCGATCTGCTGTGCCTGGACCCCCGGCAGCAGCGCCGAAACCGCTACCTGGGGCGACAAGCTCAGGCATTTGATTTTGCCCATGCTGGCCCTCGGGGTTCTGGGTGTCGGCAATATTGCGCTGCACACCCGCTCCCGGGTGGCAGAGGTGATGAACAGTGAATTCATTCGTTATGCCAAAGCCCAGGGCGACCAAGGCTGGCCGCTGATCAACTTTCATATTCTGCGCCACGCCGTCACCCCCGCGTTGTGTCTGCAATTTGCTTCGGTGGGGGAATTGATTGGCGGTTCGTTACTGGCTGAAAAGGTCTTCGCTTATCCGGGCCTCGGTCAGGCCACTATCGATGCCGGCTTGCGCGGTGATATTCCGTTACTGATGGGGATTGTGATGTTTTGTGCGGTGCTGGTGTTTACCGGCAACAGCATTGCCAACGCGCTGTTACTGCGCCTCAACCGCGGAGCGGCGCGCCAGTCATGA
- a CDS encoding ATP-binding cassette domain-containing protein, which produces MLKFDRFAIDIAHYHWLGHKTWHPLLSNISLEIHPGELVALVGSSGEGKSLLLQSTLGLLPDNMRCHGDIVLDGQVLSDAGKVDQRGKTLCYVPQGVSALNPLIKVGPQLSRAAQLSGVILQPGDVARQLQQYNLQPGLVDEFPRKLSGGMAKRVLASCAALTHARYILADEITSWLDDEHACQLLTHLKSFCRQGRGLLWVTHDLALAARFADTIAVLHQGQLHETLSARELRENGGSPWLQSLWAALPEQQFLARRVPEIGSQSYA; this is translated from the coding sequence ATGCTGAAATTCGACCGGTTTGCGATCGATATTGCCCACTATCACTGGCTGGGCCATAAAACCTGGCATCCGCTGCTGAGCAATATATCCCTGGAGATTCACCCCGGTGAACTGGTGGCACTCGTGGGCTCCAGCGGCGAAGGCAAAAGCCTGTTGCTGCAAAGCACGCTGGGTTTGCTGCCTGACAATATGCGCTGTCATGGCGATATCGTGCTCGATGGCCAGGTGCTGAGCGATGCGGGCAAGGTCGATCAGCGCGGCAAAACCCTGTGCTACGTACCCCAGGGCGTGAGTGCCCTGAATCCGCTGATTAAAGTCGGCCCGCAGTTGAGCAGGGCGGCGCAGTTGAGCGGGGTCATCCTGCAACCGGGTGATGTGGCGCGCCAACTGCAGCAATACAACCTGCAACCGGGGCTGGTGGACGAGTTTCCGCGCAAGTTGTCTGGCGGGATGGCCAAACGGGTTCTGGCCAGTTGCGCGGCGCTGACCCATGCACGCTACATTCTGGCGGACGAGATCACCTCGTGGCTGGATGATGAGCACGCGTGTCAGTTGCTGACCCACCTCAAGAGCTTTTGCCGACAGGGCCGCGGGCTGTTGTGGGTGACCCATGACCTGGCCCTGGCCGCGCGTTTTGCCGACACCATCGCGGTGCTGCACCAAGGCCAGTTGCACGAAACCCTGAGCGCCCGGGAGTTGCGAGAGAACGGTGGCAGCCCCTGGCTGCAGTCGCTCTGGGCGGCTTTGCCCGAGCAGCAGTTCCTTGCGCGACGGGTGCCTGAAATCGGGAGTCAGTCTTATGCTTGA
- a CDS encoding ABC transporter ATP-binding protein, whose protein sequence is MLNNGLTLENISKRFASRPGSTTQLQVLDNIQLDIAPGEFISIVGASGCGKSTLLRLILGLDEEYDGRILINGKPIAGTGLERGIVFQDHRLFPWLNVEQNVAVGLKNSPLSSAEKRDTVREHIELVGLQDFIDAYPHQISGGMAQRVAIARGLVNRPSVLLLDEPLGALDALTRARLQGELQNIWAKEKITMILVTHDVDEAVFLGDRVVVMQPNPGRIRRILDVDLPRPRNRSDSRFISLRDDVLSDFAELH, encoded by the coding sequence ATGCTCAACAACGGCCTGACCCTGGAAAACATCAGCAAGCGTTTTGCCTCCCGCCCGGGCAGCACGACCCAGCTGCAAGTGCTGGACAACATTCAGCTCGACATCGCCCCCGGCGAGTTCATCAGCATTGTCGGTGCCAGCGGCTGCGGCAAGTCCACGCTGCTGCGCCTGATTCTGGGGCTCGATGAGGAATATGACGGCCGCATCCTGATCAATGGCAAGCCCATCGCAGGCACGGGTCTGGAGCGCGGCATCGTGTTCCAGGACCACCGCTTGTTCCCTTGGCTCAACGTGGAGCAGAACGTCGCGGTAGGTCTGAAGAACTCGCCGCTGAGCAGCGCTGAAAAACGCGACACCGTGCGTGAGCACATCGAACTGGTAGGCCTGCAGGATTTTATCGACGCTTACCCGCATCAGATCTCCGGTGGCATGGCACAACGGGTGGCAATTGCCCGCGGGCTGGTCAATCGCCCCAGCGTATTGCTGCTTGATGAACCGCTGGGAGCCCTGGATGCCCTGACCCGAGCGCGCCTGCAGGGCGAGCTGCAAAACATTTGGGCCAAGGAAAAAATCACCATGATCCTGGTGACCCACGATGTGGATGAGGCGGTTTTCCTGGGCGATCGCGTCGTGGTGATGCAACCGAATCCGGGCCGCATCCGCCGCATTCTCGACGTCGACCTGCCACGCCCGCGCAACCGCAGCGACAGCCGTTTTATCTCCCTGCGCGACGATGTGCTGAGTGATTTCGCTGAACTGCACTGA